A genome region from Geodermatophilus bullaregiensis includes the following:
- a CDS encoding MarR family winged helix-turn-helix transcriptional regulator, producing MVRALGLPFDPIERAGETWEQRFGPAAAMRAATSVFRVQQILLARFDEVLRPHGLTFARYEVLVLLTFSRTGQLPLKVIGSRLMVHPTSVTNAIDRLVAAGFVDRRPNPADGRGVLAGITERGRAVVDVATRELTALDFGLGDVPEAELDTLFEVLRRVRLGAGDVAPSTADRS from the coding sequence ATGGTCCGGGCGCTGGGGCTGCCGTTCGACCCGATCGAGCGTGCGGGGGAGACCTGGGAGCAGCGCTTCGGCCCGGCCGCGGCGATGCGCGCGGCGACGTCGGTGTTCCGGGTGCAGCAGATCCTGCTGGCCCGCTTCGACGAGGTGCTGCGGCCGCACGGGCTCACCTTCGCCCGCTACGAGGTCCTGGTGCTGCTCACCTTCAGCCGCACCGGTCAGCTCCCGCTCAAGGTCATCGGCAGCCGGCTGATGGTGCACCCGACCAGCGTCACCAACGCCATCGACCGGCTCGTCGCGGCCGGGTTCGTCGACCGCCGCCCCAACCCCGCCGACGGCCGCGGCGTGCTCGCCGGCATCACCGAGCGCGGCCGCGCGGTGGTCGACGTGGCCACCCGGGAGCTCACCGCGCTCGACTTCGGTCTCGGCGACGTCCCGGAGGCCGAGCTCGACACCCTCTTCGAGGTGTTGCGGCGGGTCCGGCTCGGAGCCGGGGACGTCGCGCCGAGCACCGCCGACC